DNA sequence from the Streptomyces sp. CA-210063 genome:
CCTCCTGCCCGGCTACCTCGACCCGGCCCTCGGCTTCTTCGACATCTTCCTCAGGCGTAAGGGCAGCCCCACCGACCTGCCGCGTGTGCGCTGGCACCTCGTCCACGGCGAGGAGAGCGGCTTCCGCACGGACACCGTGTGGCCCCCGGCCGACAGTAAGGTCATGACCCTCCACCTGGCCCCGGACACCGGAACTGCGGACGGCGACACCCCCGGCCGGCTCAGCGTGACCCCGCCCGCGAGCCAGAGCACAGCGAGCTGGACCCACAATCCGGCCGACCCCGTGCCCTCGGCCGCCCCCAACGCTTTCGCCTACCTCCAGACCAACCCCCGCCTGCACGACTGGTCCAAACGCGGTGACGTCCTGGTCTTCGACGCCGAACCCACCACCGCACCTCTCGACCTGGCGGGCCCGGTTTCCCTCCGACTCGCCCTCACCACCACCGGACCCTCCACCGACCTCTTCGCGAAGCTTCTCGAAGTCCACTCGGACGGCGAAGCGGAACTCGTCGCCCACGGCCGCGCCCACATCGACAATTCGGCGAGGTCACTGACGCTCAGCCTCGGCCACGCCGGCTACCGACTGCGCACCGGGCACCGGCTGCGACTGCACCTCCACAGCAGCGACTTCCCCGAGTTCGTCCTCCACCCGGGCACCGACGAGAACCCGTGGCTGGCGACCTGCGGCGAGCGGACGACCCAGCGGATCCGCCTGGGCGGCATCGACGGCGCTCGGCTCACACTGACCGTCGTGCCTGCGGAACACTAGCCTCCGCCGGCACCCGTTCCGAACCGGACAACGGCTCCACTCCCGCGGAACTTGTGCGCATTCGTCTCCGAAGCACCCACCGGTCGAACGATCCCGGAGGTTGAGCGGTACGCCCTTCGAGGTCAGCGCCTTCGTCCGCCCGCATGCGGCTGCCCGAGCATCGCGCGGCCCTGTCTACGGGGCTTCACCTCCCCCTGCTGCTCTGGCGGTCGCACCCACGTCGAGCGCGGCTCGCCGACGTCCACGCCGTGACCCCTCACTTTCGCCGGCCCACTGCCAGTCCTCGGAGCAGCTCACTTACTCATCGGTTGGATCGACGCGTGAACAAGGCACATGGTCACACTGGCGGCGGCCAGGGATCGGACGAGGCGGAGGCACCGGGCCTCGATGCGATCATGCCGCGCGACCGGTGCGATCGCTCGGCGTGGAGGGCGTGGTGGCGGGCCTGGATCTGCAAGGCGTGGTCGTCGGCTGGTCCCCGGCAGCGGAACGGCTTCTCGGCTACTCGGCACGCGAGATCCTGAATCAGCCCGCCTCCGCACTGCTGGCGGAAGGCGAAGTGCAGGCAGTCGACATGGCCGCGCAGTGCCGGGCACAGGGCAGCTGGCGTGGCACGGTGGCGCTGCGCCATCACGACGGCAGCACGGCACGCCCCGGGAGATCCCATGGTCGACACGGGCGGGCATAACAGCTGGCTGGTCATCGCCCGGGGCGATGCCCGACTGCTGGGCTTCACCGGCAAGCTATGCATCCACCCGGCTCAACTCCCCAGCGTCACCGAGGGATTCGCGCCTTCGGGGCAGGAGGTGCAGTGGGCACGCACCGTACTCGACGCGGGGGAGCCGGTCACCATGGTCGACGGGCAGATGGTCGGCAAGCCAGCCCCGCTACGCGCGCAACGCGTCATGACAGCGGCCCAGGAACACACCCCCCACCCTGACGCCGCCCAACAGGTCCTCGAACCACCGAGGTCCCTGAAGTGAAGGCTTCCCCTGCCGGGCGCGCAACGGCGCCGGACCGATCTTCGGGTTCACCGGCCCGCGAGGGTGGCTCGCAGGTGGCTGACCGTGACGAAGTGGTAGCCGCGGGCGGTCAGCGTCCGCAGGATCTCGGGGACGGCGGCCACCGAGGTGGGGTGGATGTCGTGCATCAGGACGACATCGTTGGGCTCGGTCTTGGCGATGACGGTCTGGGCGACCTTGGCGGCGTCGCGGTACTTCCAGTCCTCGGTGTCCACGTCCCACAGCACCGGCGAC
Encoded proteins:
- a CDS encoding PAS domain-containing protein; translation: MEGVVAGLDLQGVVVGWSPAAERLLGYSAREILNQPASALLAEGEVQAVDMAAQCRAQGSWRGTVALRHHDGSTARPGRSHGRHGRA